From one Gracilibacillus salinarum genomic stretch:
- a CDS encoding YlmC/YmxH family sporulation protein translates to MRFNDLGSKELIDLTTGSRLGVLGQTDLEIDEKTGQILSFTIPQYSMFGLRKSESYSRIKWKQIKKVGDDMIIVQTDEV, encoded by the coding sequence ATGCGTTTTAATGATTTGGGCAGTAAGGAATTAATTGATCTAACTACAGGTTCAAGATTAGGAGTATTAGGTCAGACAGATTTAGAGATAGATGAAAAAACAGGCCAAATACTATCTTTCACCATTCCGCAGTACAGTATGTTTGGTTTAAGAAAATCTGAATCGTATTCCCGAATTAAATGGAAACAAATCAAAAAAGTCGGGGATGATATGATCATCGTTCAAACAGATGAAGTGTAA
- the truB gene encoding tRNA pseudouridine(55) synthase TruB codes for MDGILPLWKTKGMTSHDCVFKVRKLLRTKKVGHTGTLDPEVEGVLPICIGEATKIVPYLTDTTKTYRAVAKIGFSTDTEDQTGTVMQQAAVDKPLENDAIIAVLEGFAGETQQQVPLYSAVKVNGKKLYEYARANEPVERPIRSITVHNIRFLDTTYDKVEKTQTIEFEVTCSKGTYIRTLCVDIGKALGYPAHMAHLVRTATGHIAQDQTLTLAQLQLMKEEERVIPLLTIDRALAHMDKIEISESTKVKVLHGQKLPMPEPVPRTPFFRMVYQQHTIAIYQTLNDQHQIKPARVFRFNERK; via the coding sequence ATGGACGGGATTTTACCATTGTGGAAAACAAAAGGCATGACATCTCATGATTGTGTATTTAAAGTGAGAAAATTGCTTCGGACCAAAAAAGTAGGACATACAGGAACTCTAGATCCAGAAGTAGAAGGTGTTTTACCAATCTGTATCGGAGAAGCTACCAAAATTGTTCCGTACCTAACAGATACAACAAAAACATACCGCGCTGTTGCAAAAATTGGTTTTTCGACGGATACCGAAGATCAAACAGGTACCGTAATGCAACAAGCCGCTGTAGATAAGCCGTTAGAAAACGATGCTATTATAGCTGTTTTAGAGGGATTTGCAGGCGAAACGCAGCAACAGGTACCATTATATTCTGCGGTAAAAGTAAACGGTAAGAAGTTATATGAGTATGCACGTGCGAACGAACCGGTCGAACGGCCTATTCGCAGTATTACAGTTCACAATATTCGTTTTTTAGATACGACGTATGATAAAGTAGAAAAGACACAAACAATAGAGTTTGAGGTTACCTGTTCAAAGGGTACATACATTCGTACGTTATGTGTTGATATAGGAAAAGCACTAGGGTATCCAGCGCATATGGCACACCTTGTCCGTACTGCAACAGGACATATTGCGCAAGATCAAACATTGACTTTAGCTCAATTGCAGTTAATGAAAGAAGAGGAACGCGTAATCCCTTTGTTAACTATTGATCGAGCTTTAGCTCATATGGATAAAATCGAGATTTCTGAAAGTACGAAAGTCAAGGTGTTACATGGACAGAAACTGCCGATGCCGGAACCTGTACCACGCACACCATTTTTTAGAATGGTGTATCAGCAACATACGATTGCGATTTATCAGACTCTGAATGATCAGCACCAGATTAAACCGGCTAGGGTATTTAGATTCAACGAAAGAAAGTAG
- a CDS encoding bifunctional riboflavin kinase/FAD synthetase, with translation MEVTSLYYPHSLQTNQLPAAVAAIGFFDGVHKGHQKVINKAKQIAEDQHKHAAVITFDPHPSVVLQQKKEQVKYITPIEDKIKRMDTLGVDNLYIIRFDQQLAQLSPQAFIEHFISGLNISHLVAGFDFTFGHKGAGNMDNIHSFTANELDVTKVSRFDHQEDKISSTRIREALQLGEMEKAEVLLGRPYALTGEVVHGDKRGRTIGFPTANLKIADNYFLPKIGVYAVEVKINESFYYGMANLGYNPTFTDDRENTKLEVHIFDFNENIYGDNVTIYWRKYIRDEEKFTGVEELVDKLKVDEYVSREFFAINH, from the coding sequence ATGGAAGTAACATCCCTTTACTATCCACATTCCTTACAAACAAACCAGCTGCCAGCTGCTGTGGCTGCAATTGGATTTTTTGATGGTGTTCACAAAGGCCATCAAAAGGTTATAAACAAAGCCAAGCAGATTGCCGAAGATCAACATAAACATGCAGCGGTGATAACTTTTGATCCACATCCATCTGTTGTCTTACAGCAGAAAAAAGAACAAGTGAAATATATTACTCCGATAGAAGACAAAATAAAAAGAATGGATACGCTCGGAGTGGATAACCTTTATATTATTCGCTTTGATCAGCAATTAGCTCAACTTTCGCCACAAGCATTTATTGAACATTTTATTTCAGGTTTGAACATTTCTCATTTGGTGGCAGGCTTTGACTTTACTTTCGGTCATAAAGGGGCCGGTAATATGGATAATATTCACAGTTTTACAGCAAATGAACTGGATGTAACGAAAGTATCCAGATTTGATCATCAAGAGGACAAAATCAGTTCTACCAGAATTCGTGAAGCCTTGCAGCTTGGTGAGATGGAAAAAGCAGAGGTATTACTGGGAAGACCTTATGCATTGACCGGAGAAGTTGTCCACGGAGATAAACGCGGTCGAACTATTGGTTTCCCCACAGCGAATTTGAAAATAGCTGATAACTATTTTTTACCAAAAATTGGGGTATATGCTGTAGAAGTTAAGATTAATGAATCATTTTATTACGGTATGGCTAATCTTGGCTATAATCCAACTTTCACTGATGACAGGGAAAATACAAAATTGGAAGTGCACATTTTTGATTTTAATGAAAACATATACGGAGATAATGTGACTATTTATTGGAGAAAATATATCCGTGATGAAGAGAAATTTACAGGTGTTGAAGAATTAGTGGACAAATTAAAAGTAGATGAGTACGTCAGCAGAGAATTTTTTGCAATAAATCATTGA
- a CDS encoding DUF503 domain-containing protein, which translates to MITYAEVEFILYECHSLKDKRSVLKRIQNRLTKQLNVAIAEIDYQDLWQRSKFAIVTVTTTVELGEQMMQQACKIIDSFTEIERTITNVEIK; encoded by the coding sequence ATGATTACCTATGCCGAGGTTGAGTTTATTCTTTATGAATGTCATTCATTGAAAGATAAGCGTTCTGTACTAAAGAGGATACAAAATCGGTTAACGAAACAATTAAATGTAGCGATTGCGGAGATCGATTATCAAGACTTATGGCAACGATCGAAATTCGCCATCGTTACGGTCACGACTACGGTCGAATTGGGAGAACAAATGATGCAGCAAGCATGCAAAATCATTGATTCCTTCACAGAAATTGAACGAACCATTACAAATGTAGAAATCAAATAA
- the rbfA gene encoding 30S ribosome-binding factor RbfA, giving the protein MGELRSNRVAEQMKKELGDIISRKIKDPRVGFVTITDVEVTGDLQQAKVFISVLGDENKRQETLIGLAKAKGFIRSEIGKRIRLRKTPELMFDFDDTIERGNRIEHILRELNDTNEED; this is encoded by the coding sequence ATGGGGGAATTACGCTCTAATCGAGTCGCCGAACAAATGAAAAAAGAGCTTGGTGATATAATCTCTCGAAAAATCAAAGACCCGCGCGTTGGTTTTGTAACCATCACGGATGTAGAAGTGACCGGTGATTTGCAGCAAGCGAAAGTTTTTATATCTGTATTAGGTGACGAAAATAAGCGTCAGGAAACCTTAATCGGACTTGCAAAAGCGAAAGGATTCATCCGATCAGAAATTGGCAAGCGAATTCGATTAAGAAAAACACCAGAATTAATGTTCGACTTTGATGATACGATTGAACGTGGTAATCGAATAGAACATATCCTGCGTGAATTGAACGATACAAACGAAGAAGACTAA
- a CDS encoding dipicolinate synthase subunit B produces the protein MDLKGKKIGFGLTGSHCTYAAVFPQMEKLIELGAEIVPVVSNTFKETDSKFGKAADHMDRIREITGREPIATIVDAEPLGPIEPLDLMVLAPLTGNSMSRLANAITDGAVLMATKATIRNGNPVVIGVSTNDALGLNGVNLMRLMATKLMYFVPFGQDDPVKKPNSMVSDMTLIPETVKEALEFKQLQPVIIERNKK, from the coding sequence GTGGATTTAAAAGGGAAAAAAATTGGTTTTGGTTTAACAGGATCTCATTGTACTTATGCAGCCGTCTTTCCACAAATGGAAAAATTAATCGAATTAGGGGCGGAAATTGTACCAGTAGTTTCGAATACATTTAAAGAAACGGATAGTAAATTCGGTAAAGCGGCAGATCATATGGATCGGATTCGTGAAATTACAGGTAGAGAACCAATTGCTACCATAGTTGATGCAGAGCCGCTAGGACCGATAGAACCTCTCGATTTGATGGTATTAGCTCCATTAACAGGTAATTCCATGAGCAGATTAGCAAACGCTATAACAGATGGTGCCGTTCTGATGGCAACCAAAGCAACTATCAGAAATGGCAATCCTGTTGTGATCGGTGTATCAACGAATGATGCTCTTGGACTGAATGGCGTCAACTTAATGAGATTGATGGCTACTAAGCTTATGTATTTTGTTCCTTTCGGTCAGGATGATCCCGTTAAGAAGCCAAATTCTATGGTGTCGGATATGACATTAATACCGGAGACAGTAAAAGAAGCCTTGGAATTCAAGCAGTTGCAGCCAGTAATTATTGAGCGAAACAAAAAGTAA
- the pnp gene encoding polyribonucleotide nucleotidyltransferase — protein sequence MAEEKKVFSTEIAGQPFRVEIGELAKQANGACMVHYGDTAVLATATASKEPKDLPFFPLTVNYEERLYAVGKIPGGFIKREGRPSEKAVLTSRLIDRPIRPLFPDGFRNEVQVISTVMSVDQNLPTEIAAMIGSSIALSVSDIPFGGPIAGVVVGRVDGQFIINPTLEEREKSDIDLTVAGTKDAINMVEAGANEVPEEIMLEAIMFGHEEIKRLIAFQEEIIAALQVEKMEIKLFDLDAAIVEEVEAKAKQRLVEAIQVQEKHAREEAIDAVKTDIKAEYEEQEDNGAEDKLKQVSAVLDKIVKEEVRRLITKEKVRPDGRKIDEIRPLSSRISVLPRTHGSGLFTRGQTQALSICTLGALGDVQILDGLDAEESKRFMHHYNFPSFSVGETGPIRGPGRREIGHGALGERALEKVVPDEKEFPYTIRLVSEVLESNGSTSQASICASTLAMMDAGVPIKAPVAGIAMGLVKSGEDYTILSDIQGMEDFLGDMDFKVAGTEQGVTALQMDIKIDGLSREILEEALTQAKKGRKHILSHMLETINEPKEQLSDYAPKILTMEINPDKIRDVIGPSGKQINKIIEETGVKIDIEQDGHVFISSTDMTMNNKAKQLIEDIVREVEVGQMYLGTVKRVEKFGAFVELFKGKEGLVHISELAEERIGKVEDVVKIGDQIMVKVKEIDRQGRVNLSRKAVLIDEKEKEQKQND from the coding sequence ATGGCAGAGGAAAAGAAAGTATTTTCAACTGAAATTGCCGGCCAACCATTCCGTGTGGAAATTGGAGAATTGGCGAAACAGGCAAATGGTGCATGTATGGTGCACTATGGTGATACAGCAGTTTTGGCAACAGCAACTGCATCTAAGGAACCAAAGGACTTACCTTTTTTCCCGTTAACCGTTAACTATGAAGAACGTTTATATGCGGTAGGTAAAATTCCTGGTGGTTTTATTAAGCGTGAAGGTCGACCTAGCGAAAAGGCTGTCTTGACTTCCCGTTTGATTGACCGTCCGATTCGTCCTTTATTTCCAGATGGATTCCGAAATGAAGTACAAGTTATCAGCACAGTGATGAGTGTGGATCAGAATTTACCGACAGAAATTGCGGCAATGATCGGTTCTTCCATCGCGTTAAGTGTTTCTGATATTCCGTTCGGTGGTCCTATTGCGGGCGTTGTTGTAGGCCGAGTAGATGGCCAGTTTATTATTAACCCGACACTTGAAGAACGTGAAAAAAGCGATATCGACTTAACAGTAGCGGGTACGAAAGATGCGATTAATATGGTGGAAGCTGGTGCTAATGAAGTGCCGGAAGAAATCATGTTAGAAGCAATTATGTTTGGTCATGAAGAAATTAAACGTTTGATTGCTTTTCAAGAAGAAATTATTGCAGCATTACAAGTTGAGAAGATGGAAATTAAATTGTTTGATCTTGATGCAGCAATTGTGGAGGAAGTAGAAGCAAAAGCGAAGCAACGTCTTGTCGAAGCAATCCAGGTACAGGAAAAACATGCTCGTGAAGAAGCAATTGATGCTGTGAAAACTGACATTAAAGCAGAATATGAAGAACAAGAAGACAATGGTGCAGAGGATAAACTGAAACAGGTGTCTGCTGTACTTGATAAAATCGTCAAAGAAGAAGTGCGTCGATTGATCACAAAAGAAAAGGTTCGTCCTGATGGGAGAAAGATTGACGAAATCCGACCGCTTTCTTCAAGAATCAGTGTGTTACCTCGTACTCACGGATCCGGCTTGTTCACTCGTGGCCAAACGCAAGCATTAAGCATTTGTACACTAGGTGCACTGGGTGATGTGCAAATTCTAGACGGATTAGATGCAGAAGAGTCCAAACGATTTATGCATCATTATAATTTCCCATCCTTTAGTGTTGGTGAAACTGGCCCGATTCGTGGTCCTGGTCGTCGTGAAATTGGACACGGTGCATTAGGGGAACGAGCATTGGAAAAAGTCGTTCCTGACGAAAAAGAATTCCCATACACTATTCGTCTTGTTTCAGAAGTATTAGAATCTAATGGTTCTACATCGCAAGCAAGTATCTGTGCAAGTACATTAGCAATGATGGATGCCGGTGTGCCAATTAAAGCACCTGTAGCAGGTATTGCGATGGGACTTGTCAAATCTGGTGAGGACTACACGATTTTAAGTGATATCCAGGGGATGGAAGATTTCCTAGGCGATATGGACTTTAAAGTAGCAGGTACAGAACAGGGTGTTACTGCTCTGCAGATGGATATTAAAATTGATGGTTTATCTCGTGAAATTTTAGAAGAAGCTCTTACACAAGCGAAAAAAGGTCGTAAGCATATTCTTTCTCACATGTTAGAAACGATTAACGAACCAAAAGAGCAACTTTCTGATTATGCACCAAAAATTCTTACGATGGAAATTAATCCTGATAAAATCCGTGATGTCATCGGACCAAGCGGTAAACAGATTAACAAGATCATTGAAGAAACAGGTGTCAAAATCGATATTGAACAAGATGGACATGTATTTATTTCCTCTACAGATATGACGATGAACAACAAAGCAAAACAGTTAATAGAAGATATCGTACGAGAAGTAGAAGTTGGCCAGATGTACTTAGGTACTGTAAAACGTGTCGAGAAGTTCGGGGCTTTTGTTGAATTGTTTAAAGGAAAAGAAGGTCTTGTGCACATTTCTGAATTGGCAGAAGAACGCATTGGCAAAGTCGAAGATGTTGTGAAGATCGGTGACCAGATAATGGTGAAAGTAAAAGAAATCGATCGTCAAGGCCGTGTAAATCTATCCAGAAAAGCAGTTCTTATTGACGAAAAAGAAAAAGAACAAAAACAAAACGATTAA
- a CDS encoding M16 family metallopeptidase, protein MLHRKECKNGLRIVLEQITTVRSITIGIWVKTGSRNETERLNGISHFIEHMLFKGTKNRTPQEIAEAFDGIGGEINAFTSKEYTCYYAKVLDTHQNMAIEILADMILHSNLDSIEMDREKKVILEEINMTEDTPDDIIHDKLHEMIYQDHMLAKPILGSKATVEQLTKQQLSCYMQEHYRPENIVVSIAGNTDQDYMNTVEEYLQFETNPLTRNKEMLISPVFHTGNAKFQKETEQAHLCIGFNGVDVTDKSIHAMMIVNNVLGGSMSSRLFQEIREKDGMAYSIFSYHSAFIDSGLLTIYAGTSKHQLQQVQDKIFSVTDQLRTNGLTEKEWEISKEQLKGLYMLSLESTNSKMSRNARNELLLEDHPSLEQVMKQIDRIQLEDVEAILNGLQADQSAIAVISPDF, encoded by the coding sequence TTGTTACATAGAAAGGAATGCAAGAATGGTTTGCGGATCGTATTGGAGCAAATTACAACAGTTCGGTCTATTACGATCGGTATATGGGTGAAAACAGGTTCACGTAACGAAACGGAAAGGTTGAATGGCATATCTCATTTTATTGAGCATATGTTGTTTAAAGGAACGAAAAATCGTACTCCACAGGAAATTGCTGAGGCGTTTGACGGAATAGGTGGAGAAATCAATGCATTCACGTCCAAAGAATATACATGTTATTATGCCAAAGTACTTGATACCCATCAAAATATGGCAATCGAGATTCTAGCAGACATGATTCTTCATTCGAATTTGGATTCAATCGAAATGGATAGGGAAAAGAAAGTGATCTTAGAAGAAATCAATATGACAGAAGATACACCAGACGACATCATCCATGACAAACTACACGAAATGATTTATCAAGATCATATGCTTGCTAAACCGATTCTCGGTTCGAAAGCAACAGTGGAGCAATTAACCAAGCAGCAATTATCCTGTTATATGCAGGAGCACTACCGTCCAGAGAATATAGTCGTTTCGATTGCTGGTAACACGGACCAAGATTATATGAATACCGTAGAGGAATATTTGCAATTTGAAACAAATCCGTTGACCAGAAATAAAGAGATGCTTATTTCGCCAGTTTTTCATACTGGTAATGCAAAGTTTCAAAAAGAGACGGAACAAGCACACCTTTGTATCGGCTTTAACGGAGTAGATGTGACAGATAAGTCAATACATGCAATGATGATCGTCAACAACGTATTAGGCGGTAGTATGAGTTCCAGATTGTTCCAGGAAATCCGTGAAAAAGATGGAATGGCGTACTCAATTTTTTCCTATCACAGTGCTTTTATCGACAGTGGTCTGTTAACGATTTATGCAGGAACATCTAAACATCAGTTGCAACAAGTGCAGGATAAAATTTTTTCTGTAACAGATCAGCTTAGAACTAATGGCCTGACCGAAAAGGAATGGGAAATCAGTAAGGAACAGCTGAAAGGTTTATATATGCTAAGTTTAGAAAGTACAAATAGTAAAATGAGCAGAAATGCAAGAAATGAGTTGTTGTTAGAGGATCATCCGTCCTTAGAACAAGTGATGAAGCAAATAGATCGTATACAGTTAGAAGACGTAGAGGCAATTCTTAACGGTTTGCAAGCTGATCAATCGGCTATCGCAGTTATTTCTCCTGATTTCTAG
- the rpsO gene encoding 30S ribosomal protein S15 — protein MAITQDRKNEIIGEYKTHENDTGSPEVQIAVLTEEINNLNNHLRIHKKDHHSRRGLLKMVGKRRNLLNYLRNKDVARYRTLIQKLGLRR, from the coding sequence ATGGCTATCACTCAAGATCGTAAAAACGAAATCATCGGTGAATACAAAACACATGAGAACGATACTGGATCTCCAGAAGTTCAAATTGCTGTCCTTACAGAGGAAATCAATAATTTGAATAATCACTTACGTATTCATAAGAAAGATCACCATTCTCGTCGTGGTCTTTTAAAGATGGTTGGTAAACGTCGTAACTTATTAAATTACCTACGTAATAAAGATGTTGCGCGTTATCGTACTCTAATTCAAAAATTAGGCTTACGTCGATAA
- the infB gene encoding translation initiation factor IF-2, which translates to MSKIRVYEYAKQVNKTSKDIINKLSELNTPVSNHMATISDETITKLDQTFKASTKEQPKQQENNKNDHKKGSGQHSNKPSNKNQKKQKKQDNHKKEAPKQESKKANTQPKQPEKITYIGSITVGELAEKLNKETNEIIKKLMFLGVMATKNQDLDEDALELICGEYGVEVEEEVEVDKSDLANYIAEEDPEKLEERPPVVTIMGHVDHGKTTLLDSIRNTKVTEGEAGGITQHIGAYQISENDKKVTFLDTPGHAAFTSMRSRGAQITDIAILVVAADDGVMPQTVEAINHAKAAEVPIIVAVNKMDKEGANPDRVMQELTEYQLIPEDWGGDTIFVNLSALKGEGIDDLLEMILLVSEVEELKANADRLADGTVIEAQLDKGRGSVASLLVQNGTLKVGDPIVVGNTFGRVRAMVNDLGKRIKSAGPSTPVEITGLNDVPLAGDRFVVFKDEKQARQIGEMRQEIQLEEKRGSQSRVSLDDLFEQIKQGDIKDINVILKADVQGSVEALAASLQKIDVEGVKVNIIHTGVGAIKESDIILASASNAIVIGFNVRPDNNAKKAAESEKVDIRLHRVIYKAIEEVEAAMKGMLDPEFEEKVIGQVEVREIFKVSKIGTIAGAYVTDGKVTRDSGIRLIRDGVVVFEGEIDTLKRFKDDVKEVAQNYECGITIKNYNDIKEGDVIEAYVMEEVQI; encoded by the coding sequence AAAGGCTCTGGACAACATTCAAATAAGCCGTCCAATAAAAATCAAAAGAAACAGAAAAAACAGGATAATCATAAAAAAGAAGCGCCAAAACAGGAATCGAAAAAGGCAAATACACAGCCAAAACAACCAGAAAAGATTACTTACATTGGTTCCATTACAGTAGGTGAACTTGCCGAGAAGTTAAACAAAGAAACTAACGAAATCATTAAAAAACTCATGTTTTTAGGAGTAATGGCAACGAAAAATCAGGATCTTGACGAAGATGCCTTAGAATTAATCTGTGGTGAGTACGGTGTAGAAGTAGAGGAAGAAGTGGAAGTGGATAAATCGGATTTAGCAAATTATATCGCTGAAGAAGATCCGGAAAAACTAGAAGAGCGTCCGCCGGTAGTAACTATCATGGGGCACGTTGATCATGGTAAAACAACCTTATTGGATTCGATCCGTAATACGAAGGTGACAGAAGGCGAAGCTGGTGGAATTACGCAACATATTGGTGCTTATCAAATAAGCGAAAATGATAAAAAAGTTACATTTCTGGATACACCTGGTCACGCTGCCTTTACCAGCATGCGTTCCAGAGGTGCTCAAATTACAGATATTGCGATTTTAGTTGTTGCAGCTGATGATGGTGTTATGCCACAAACGGTTGAAGCGATCAATCATGCCAAAGCAGCAGAAGTACCTATTATTGTTGCAGTGAACAAAATGGATAAAGAGGGTGCTAATCCTGACCGCGTAATGCAAGAATTAACAGAATATCAGTTAATCCCAGAGGACTGGGGTGGAGACACCATCTTTGTAAACTTATCTGCACTAAAAGGAGAAGGCATTGATGATTTATTAGAAATGATTCTTCTTGTATCGGAAGTAGAAGAATTGAAGGCAAATGCTGACCGTTTAGCAGATGGTACCGTAATTGAAGCACAATTAGATAAAGGTCGCGGTTCTGTTGCATCATTATTAGTGCAAAATGGTACACTAAAAGTAGGAGATCCAATTGTAGTTGGTAATACATTTGGCCGTGTTCGTGCAATGGTAAATGACCTTGGCAAACGTATTAAATCAGCTGGACCTTCGACGCCTGTAGAAATCACAGGATTAAATGATGTGCCGTTGGCTGGCGATCGCTTTGTTGTATTCAAAGATGAAAAGCAAGCACGCCAGATTGGTGAAATGCGTCAGGAAATCCAATTGGAAGAAAAACGTGGTTCGCAATCTCGTGTAAGCCTTGATGATCTATTCGAACAAATTAAACAAGGTGATATTAAAGACATCAATGTTATTTTAAAAGCAGATGTGCAAGGATCGGTGGAAGCTTTGGCAGCATCGCTGCAAAAGATCGATGTAGAAGGGGTAAAAGTTAACATTATCCATACAGGCGTAGGTGCAATTAAAGAATCTGATATTATCTTGGCATCCGCATCAAACGCAATTGTCATCGGCTTTAATGTTCGCCCTGATAACAATGCGAAGAAAGCGGCTGAATCAGAAAAAGTAGATATTCGTTTACACCGTGTTATTTACAAAGCAATTGAAGAAGTGGAAGCAGCGATGAAAGGTATGCTGGATCCAGAATTTGAAGAAAAAGTAATTGGGCAAGTAGAAGTTAGAGAAATCTTTAAGGTTTCTAAAATTGGTACCATTGCCGGTGCATATGTAACGGATGGTAAAGTAACAAGAGACTCCGGAATACGCTTAATCCGTGACGGGGTAGTTGTGTTTGAAGGTGAAATCGATACGCTCAAACGTTTTAAAGACGATGTGAAAGAAGTAGCTCAAAACTATGAGTGTGGTATCACGATCAAGAACTACAATGACATTAAAGAAGGCGATGTAATCGAAGCATATGTAATGGAAGAAGTGCAAATCTAA
- the dpaA gene encoding dipicolinic acid synthetase subunit A: MQKKKNIAIIGGDARYLPLIHALNKIDEFRIQILGFDQVEQSYTGVMQSTIDNLVTSQLDGIILPITGIDENGFVETMFSGEKIQLTEEWFKSLPSHCKIFTGITTSKLDSYINNYNLSLETLMDRDDVAIYNSIPTAEGAIMLAIKHTDFTIHHADVFVFGFGRVGQTTASSFAGLGANVSVISKDESELARIYEKGWQPYHLEQVEDHMDDCQILINTIPAKIVDKKLLEKMNNQAIIIDLASKPGGIDFDFAKTRGIDAIHALGLPGMVAPKTAGEILANTIAKLLFAS; this comes from the coding sequence ATGCAAAAGAAAAAAAACATTGCAATTATTGGGGGCGATGCGCGCTATTTGCCTTTAATTCATGCGCTTAATAAGATAGATGAATTTAGAATTCAGATACTAGGTTTTGATCAGGTGGAGCAAAGTTATACGGGTGTCATGCAATCGACAATAGATAATCTAGTAACATCACAATTAGATGGTATTATATTACCGATAACCGGTATCGATGAAAATGGCTTTGTAGAAACAATGTTTTCTGGTGAGAAGATTCAATTGACGGAAGAATGGTTTAAATCATTACCATCCCACTGTAAAATATTCACCGGAATCACCACTTCGAAACTCGATAGCTATATTAATAACTATAACCTTTCCCTTGAAACACTAATGGATAGAGATGACGTCGCGATCTACAACTCGATTCCCACAGCAGAAGGAGCGATTATGCTCGCTATTAAACATACTGATTTCACAATTCATCATGCCGATGTATTTGTCTTTGGATTTGGTCGAGTAGGTCAGACTACTGCAAGCAGTTTTGCAGGACTTGGAGCGAATGTGTCCGTTATATCTAAAGATGAATCAGAACTGGCAAGGATTTACGAAAAAGGATGGCAACCATATCACTTGGAGCAAGTAGAGGATCATATGGATGATTGTCAGATATTAATCAATACTATTCCAGCAAAAATCGTCGATAAGAAATTGTTGGAGAAAATGAACAATCAAGCAATTATCATTGATTTGGCTTCTAAACCAGGAGGTATTGATTTTGATTTTGCCAAAACTAGGGGAATTGATGCTATCCATGCACTAGGCTTACCAGGAATGGTAGCTCCGAAAACCGCTGGTGAAATACTCGCTAATACCATCGCTAAATTACTATTTGCTTCCTGA